One genomic window of Aerosakkonema funiforme FACHB-1375 includes the following:
- a CDS encoding NAD-dependent succinate-semialdehyde dehydrogenase yields the protein MAIATINPATGETLQTFTPLTEAEIEGKLDLAQKAFVEYRNTPFAQRAEWMNEAARILERDRDRFAKIMTLEMGKPIKGAIAEVDKCALVCRYYAERAAEFLADVPASTDASSSFVKYEPLGIILAVMPWNFPFWQVFRFAAPALMAGNVGILKHASNVPQCALAIEEIFKAAGFPAGVFQTLLVGSDKVAAIIADDRVKAATLTGSEAAGISLAVAASKQIKKTVLELGGSDPFIVLESADLSAAVSTAVAARMLNNGQSCIAAKRFILHSSIADEFEQRFLEKFQALKIGDPMNPETDLGPLATPGIVQDLDGLVQTCIAKGAKVLTGGKPLSDRPGNFYPATILTDFPPGTPADNEEFFGPVALLFRVADIDEAIARANAIPFGLGASAWTTVEKERDRLISELEAGAVFINGLVKSDPRLPFGGIKRSGYGRELGVQGIHEFVNIKTVWVK from the coding sequence ATGGCTATTGCCACCATAAACCCAGCTACGGGAGAAACGCTTCAAACCTTCACACCCCTGACGGAAGCGGAAATAGAAGGGAAACTGGATCTGGCACAAAAGGCGTTTGTGGAATATCGCAACACCCCTTTTGCCCAAAGAGCCGAGTGGATGAACGAAGCTGCTAGAATTTTGGAGCGAGATCGCGATCGTTTTGCCAAAATCATGACTTTGGAAATGGGCAAACCGATTAAAGGTGCGATCGCGGAAGTTGACAAATGCGCCTTAGTATGCCGTTACTACGCCGAACGTGCGGCGGAATTCCTAGCAGATGTCCCCGCATCAACCGATGCCAGCTCGAGCTTTGTGAAATACGAGCCGTTGGGGATAATCTTAGCAGTTATGCCTTGGAATTTCCCCTTCTGGCAAGTTTTCCGTTTTGCCGCACCCGCGCTGATGGCCGGGAACGTGGGTATATTGAAACACGCATCCAACGTACCTCAATGCGCTTTGGCAATTGAGGAGATTTTCAAAGCAGCGGGATTTCCAGCGGGAGTATTTCAAACCTTGCTGGTGGGGTCGGATAAAGTTGCAGCTATTATTGCAGACGATCGCGTTAAAGCAGCCACTCTCACCGGCAGCGAAGCAGCTGGTATTTCTCTCGCTGTCGCTGCTAGCAAGCAGATCAAAAAAACGGTCTTGGAATTGGGAGGCAGCGATCCGTTTATCGTTTTGGAAAGTGCCGATTTGTCAGCAGCAGTTTCCACAGCAGTTGCGGCGCGGATGCTCAATAACGGACAATCTTGTATAGCGGCAAAACGCTTTATTTTGCACTCATCGATCGCAGACGAATTTGAACAGCGCTTCCTAGAGAAATTTCAAGCTTTAAAAATTGGCGATCCGATGAATCCGGAAACGGATCTTGGCCCCTTGGCAACTCCAGGCATCGTCCAAGATTTAGATGGGTTAGTGCAAACCTGCATCGCCAAAGGCGCAAAAGTTCTCACTGGCGGAAAACCCTTGTCCGATCGTCCGGGTAACTTCTACCCTGCCACAATTTTGACAGACTTTCCACCCGGTACTCCAGCTGATAACGAAGAATTTTTTGGCCCAGTAGCCCTCTTATTCCGAGTAGCAGACATTGACGAAGCAATAGCACGCGCTAACGCCATTCCCTTTGGACTGGGAGCCAGTGCCTGGACTACAGTGGAGAAAGAGCGCGATCGCTTAATTTCGGAACTAGAAGCGGGTGCAGTATTTATCAACGGCCTAGTCAAATCCGATCCCCGTCTGCCTTTTGGCGGGATAAAACGTTCCGGATACGGACGAGAACTGGGCGTGCAAGGAATTCATGAGTTTGTCAACATCAAAACCGTGTGGGTGAAATAA
- the xth gene encoding exodeoxyribonuclease III → MKVATWNVNSIRTRLEQVVNWLQSNPVDVLCLQETKVQDAEFPRSPWENLGYHLYIWGQKSYNGVAILSRKPLEEVSAGFAPILGISEFDEQKRVITGVVDNVRIVNLYVPNGSEVGSEKYVYKLSWLKVLREYLQALLEKQPSAMCVCGDFNIALEDKDIHNPKGREKMVMATDLERQALQTVLELGLADAFRKFTQEGGNFSWWDYRSAAFRGNRGWRIDHHYLTPELYDRAIACTIDVTPRALTQPSDHAPTIVEF, encoded by the coding sequence ATGAAAGTCGCCACTTGGAATGTTAATTCAATACGTACCCGCCTAGAGCAGGTGGTCAATTGGTTGCAGTCAAATCCTGTAGATGTTTTGTGTTTGCAAGAAACCAAAGTGCAAGATGCAGAATTTCCGCGATCGCCCTGGGAAAATTTAGGGTATCACCTCTACATTTGGGGACAAAAATCCTACAACGGTGTCGCCATCCTCAGCCGCAAACCTCTAGAAGAAGTCAGTGCCGGATTTGCCCCGATTTTGGGTATTTCAGAATTTGACGAACAGAAACGGGTAATTACTGGCGTTGTAGATAATGTTCGGATCGTCAACCTCTACGTTCCCAACGGTTCCGAAGTCGGTAGCGAAAAATATGTTTACAAGCTCAGCTGGCTAAAAGTGTTGCGCGAGTACCTGCAAGCGCTGCTGGAAAAACAACCCAGCGCGATGTGCGTCTGCGGTGACTTCAACATTGCCCTCGAAGATAAAGATATTCACAACCCAAAAGGGCGAGAAAAAATGGTGATGGCGACAGATTTAGAACGCCAAGCTTTGCAGACAGTTTTAGAATTGGGATTAGCCGATGCTTTTCGCAAATTCACCCAAGAAGGTGGCAATTTTAGTTGGTGGGACTATCGATCGGCTGCTTTTCGAGGCAACAGGGGTTGGCGTATAGACCATCACTATTTGACACCAGAGTTGTACGATCGCGCGATCGCTTGCACAATTGATGTTACCCCTAGAGCGCTAACCCAACCCAGCGACCACGCACCGACGATCGTGGAATTTTAA
- a CDS encoding class I SAM-dependent methyltransferase, whose product MVDSARQKARQLAHQFFVQDNPTGWFDVLYASANGDDRAVPWADMTVNPNFADWIELHNLRGEGKKALVIGCGLGDDAEELARLGFDVVAFDRKARRKPLALDMGISR is encoded by the coding sequence TTGGTAGATTCTGCCAGACAGAAAGCAAGACAACTAGCTCATCAGTTTTTTGTGCAGGATAACCCCACAGGTTGGTTCGACGTTTTGTACGCAAGTGCAAATGGGGACGATCGAGCCGTACCGTGGGCTGATATGACCGTCAATCCCAACTTCGCTGATTGGATTGAGCTACACAATCTTAGGGGAGAAGGCAAAAAAGCGCTCGTCATCGGTTGCGGTTTGGGAGACGATGCTGAAGAATTAGCTCGTTTGGGATTCGATGTAGTCGCTTTTGACCGAAAAGCGAGACGCAAGCCCCTGGCTTTAGACATGGGGATAAGTCGATAA
- a CDS encoding acetolactate synthase large subunit: MNTAELLVRCLENEGVKYVFGLPGEENLHVLEAIAHSSIQFITTRHEQGAAFMADVYGRLTGKAGVCLSTLGPGATNLMTGVADANLDGAPLVAITGQVGTDRMHKESHQYLDLVAMFAPVTKWNAQIVRPSIAPEVVRKAFKISQTEKPGAVHIDVPENIAAMPVTGEPLNKGDVEKTFASFRSIEQAAQLISQSKNPLILVGNGAIRANASQAVTEFATKMNIPVANTFMGKGVIPYTHPLALWAVGLQLRDYINCGFDNTDLVIAIGYDLIEYSPKRWNPDSKIQIVHISTSHAEIDSNYLPLVEVVGDISDSLDEILQRADRTGKPDPYALELRDDIRADYEKYANDTGFPIKPQKLIYDLRQVMQSEDIVICDVGAHKMWMARHYHCERPNTCLISNGFAAMGIAIPGAIAAKLVAPEKQVVAVTGDGGFMMNCQELETALRVGTNFVTIIFNDGGYGLIEWKQENQMGRSAFVKFGNPDFVKFAESMGLKGYRVESTADFIPILKTALAQNVPAVIDCPVDYRENLRFTQKAGELSCAI; this comes from the coding sequence ATGAATACAGCGGAATTATTAGTGCGGTGTCTGGAAAACGAAGGGGTAAAATATGTTTTTGGTTTACCCGGTGAAGAAAATCTGCACGTTTTGGAAGCGATCGCACATTCTTCTATACAATTTATTACCACCCGCCACGAACAGGGTGCAGCTTTTATGGCCGATGTCTACGGTCGTTTAACGGGAAAAGCGGGCGTTTGCCTTTCTACTCTAGGCCCTGGTGCTACCAACTTGATGACTGGTGTCGCCGATGCCAATCTAGATGGTGCCCCTCTCGTGGCAATTACCGGCCAGGTAGGAACAGACCGGATGCACAAAGAATCGCACCAATATCTGGATTTGGTGGCTATGTTTGCCCCGGTAACTAAATGGAATGCCCAAATTGTCAGACCCAGCATTGCACCGGAAGTTGTCCGCAAAGCGTTTAAAATCTCTCAAACAGAAAAACCGGGGGCAGTGCATATCGATGTGCCAGAAAACATTGCCGCTATGCCTGTAACGGGCGAACCTCTCAACAAAGGCGATGTGGAAAAAACTTTTGCCTCTTTTCGCAGTATCGAACAAGCAGCACAGCTAATTTCTCAATCCAAAAATCCGTTAATTTTAGTGGGAAATGGTGCGATCCGCGCCAACGCCAGTCAAGCGGTGACGGAATTTGCTACTAAAATGAATATTCCTGTCGCGAATACTTTTATGGGTAAAGGTGTGATTCCTTATACTCATCCGCTGGCGTTGTGGGCGGTGGGATTGCAATTGCGCGATTACATTAACTGCGGTTTCGATAACACGGATTTGGTAATTGCGATCGGTTACGATTTAATCGAATATTCGCCCAAGCGGTGGAATCCCGATAGCAAGATTCAAATCGTTCATATTAGCACCAGTCACGCCGAAATTGATAGCAATTATCTTCCGCTTGTGGAAGTTGTGGGGGATATTTCCGATTCGTTAGATGAAATCTTGCAACGGGCCGATCGGACTGGTAAACCCGACCCCTACGCTTTGGAATTGCGGGATGATATTCGCGCAGATTACGAAAAATATGCTAACGATACTGGTTTTCCCATTAAGCCGCAAAAACTAATTTATGACTTGCGACAAGTGATGCAATCGGAAGATATCGTTATTTGCGATGTCGGAGCCCATAAAATGTGGATGGCGCGACACTATCACTGCGAACGTCCCAATACTTGCCTGATTTCTAACGGTTTTGCAGCGATGGGAATTGCCATTCCAGGTGCGATCGCCGCTAAATTAGTTGCCCCGGAAAAACAAGTAGTTGCCGTTACCGGTGATGGCGGATTTATGATGAATTGCCAAGAACTGGAAACAGCTCTGCGCGTCGGCACGAATTTTGTTACCATCATTTTCAATGATGGCGGCTATGGCTTGATCGAGTGGAAGCAAGAAAACCAAATGGGTCGATCGGCTTTTGTCAAATTCGGTAATCCCGATTTTGTCAAATTTGCCGAAAGTATGGGCTTAAAAGGATACCGAGTGGAATCTACTGCTGATTTTATTCCTATCTTGAAAACCGCCCTTGCCCAAAACGTTCCTGCTGTGATAGATTGCCCGGTTGACTATCGAGAAAATCTCCGCTTCACTCAGAAAGCCGGAGAATTGAGTTGCGCTATCTAG